The genomic segment AACGCTGAGTACAACCTTAAGCTTGTGCTTCATCCAACTATGATTAAATACAGGAATTTCGCAGTTGATAGGGAAATTCCTGACTCAATTCCTAAATATGTGTATACCTACCTGAGAGATTAGGATCTTGGAACTTTGTTATTTTGATGTTGATTGAACTGTCTGCAATTGCCTAAAATTAGTTATGTGAAAAACAGGGAAGAATTTAAGGATTACTACGAGATCTTGGGATTAAGCTTTGGTTCAACTATAGAGAAGGTAAAGAGTGCCTTTAGGAAGTTGGCGAAAAAGTATCATCCGGATGTGAATGATGGTCAAGAGAGTAAGGACTTTAAGTTGATACTGGAGGCTTACAAAGTTCTATCAGATAACAAGTCAAAAGAGTTGTATGATAAGAAATACTTAGAAAAGAAAAAGTGTGACTTATCTGTAGAGGTTAAAAAGTCAAATTCGCAGATTTCTACCAATATCGTGGATCCTAGTAGAGTTGAATACAAGATGTCTTTACTAAACTTGTCTAGAGCGGGGTTTGATCTTTCTAAGAAGTTTACTAGGGAGGATTTTTTAGAAGAACTTGGTGAGGATTTGGTAGTATATCTGACTGATAAAGAGATAGAGGAAGGTGCCTTTTTGGTGATAAAGCTTCCTGCAAGAGCTGTGTGTAATGTTTGTTACGGGGCGAATAGAAATTGTTATCGTTGTGATGGAACTGGATATATAACTACTCTGGAGGAATTGAAGATACCAATACCTCCGAATACTAGGCATTCTGAGACCATATATGTTGATTTGAGGAAAGGTCACAAGAGGCGGGGAGGTCCTATGTTTGTGCTAAGAGAACTCAAGGTCAGGGTGAAATGGTTGTCAATTAGCGATATAGATTGAGTTTACAGCTCTTTGGCAAACTTTGAAATATCTTTTATCTTAACATTTCCGCTTTTCTCTAGCATCTTATTCCACTCAGAGTATATAACTTCCTGGTAAAGGAATTGATAGGATGAGAATAATTTATCCACAATTTCTGACAATCTAGAGGGAATAACTTGCTTATTTAGAATCTTGTATATTATTTTTGTTCCTTGTCCTATATCAGCGATATCAATGTCTCCGGGGTTCTTTGTAAACCAAGAGGTGATCAAGGAAATGTTGTATGCTCCTCTGGGTAGATCAATTGCTTCACCTTTTTGATCTGGGATAAACTCTGTTAAAGCTTTGATAATACTAAAATTACCTGTCCTATAGACTTTAACACCCTTTATTTTCCTAATACCTTCAAAATTTCCAGCTGAGAGGTATCTTTTTAGGGTATTTACGGTGTCCTTTATGGATTCAGAATATTTCCCCATAAGGTTTTCAATGTTTTGGGTAGTGTGCTTAAGAGAAATATAGTCTTTGCTTTTCTGTGGAAGAGATTCAAAAGATGGTATTGAGACTACTTTGTATACCACATATTTTTTGTTTTCAAAGAGAGGTTTGGAGAAAGAGTTTATGTCTTCTGGAAGTCCGAGGATAATGTTTTTGTTTCTTTCTGGGTCAAGCTCTACTAGAGATTTTTCTTCAAAGCTACTACTACCGTTTGAAACAAAAGAGTATGCAGATTTTCTATCACCAAAGATGTATTTCTCAGCCTTGATTGTGATTTTAGCATCTAGAGCAATGTTTTTGTAGTTAGCAAGGTAGAAGTCACTTATCCCTTTGGGATTGTCTGTAAGTTCGCTTAACCTTATGAACTCGGTTTCATCAAAGTTTATAATATCCATAGCTATCTTGAGATCATCCAAGGTTTTAAGTAGATGTAAGCTAGCTTGAGATTTTTTAGGTATCCTATTTACGAAGGTGTCAATTTTTGTCGGTAGGTAGGAGGACTTTAGGTAAGACTCTACATTCAGTCTGACTAGCTTTATTTCTGAGGAAGATACCTCTGTTTTTCTTGCAAATGAGTGGATATTATCTGCTGTTACTCTATCTATGAATTCTTCTGAAAGATCAAGACCGTTGTGTTTTGCAAAGTCTTCTATAAGCATACTTGCTACAACATTCTGCACTGCTTTTGAAAGTATCTCTTCCTTGGTTCTAGTTTTGTAGAGTTCTCTTAGTCTTTCATATTCTCTGACAACGGGTGAATTAGCGTAAAATTCAACAGGTTTGCCGTTAACTTCTGCAATGACCTCCATCTCAACAACTTCGCCACCTCCTCCACTGTAGGAGATGAATATAGATACTGTGAATATAAATGCAACGAAGAGTATAACGACTGTAGCCCAAAATTTCTTCCAGTTGAGCTTCTTTTTTTTCTTATTCATGGTAGTC from the Brevinematia bacterium genome contains:
- a CDS encoding SurA N-terminal domain-containing protein: MNKKKKKLNWKKFWATVVILFVAFIFTVSIFISYSGGGGEVVEMEVIAEVNGKPVEFYANSPVVREYERLRELYKTRTKEEILSKAVQNVVASMLIEDFAKHNGLDLSEEFIDRVTADNIHSFARKTEVSSSEIKLVRLNVESYLKSSYLPTKIDTFVNRIPKKSQASLHLLKTLDDLKIAMDIINFDETEFIRLSELTDNPKGISDFYLANYKNIALDAKITIKAEKYIFGDRKSAYSFVSNGSSSFEEKSLVELDPERNKNIILGLPEDINSFSKPLFENKKYVVYKVVSIPSFESLPQKSKDYISLKHTTQNIENLMGKYSESIKDTVNTLKRYLSAGNFEGIRKIKGVKVYRTGNFSIIKALTEFIPDQKGEAIDLPRGAYNISLITSWFTKNPGDIDIADIGQGTKIIYKILNKQVIPSRLSEIVDKLFSSYQFLYQEVIYSEWNKMLEKSGNVKIKDISKFAKEL
- a CDS encoding DnaJ domain-containing protein; amino-acid sequence: MKNREEFKDYYEILGLSFGSTIEKVKSAFRKLAKKYHPDVNDGQESKDFKLILEAYKVLSDNKSKELYDKKYLEKKKCDLSVEVKKSNSQISTNIVDPSRVEYKMSLLNLSRAGFDLSKKFTREDFLEELGEDLVVYLTDKEIEEGAFLVIKLPARAVCNVCYGANRNCYRCDGTGYITTLEELKIPIPPNTRHSETIYVDLRKGHKRRGGPMFVLRELKVRVKWLSISDID